The Sphingomonas sp. NBWT7 nucleotide sequence ATCAGGATCGCGTCGATGTTGCCGCCGGTCTTAAGCCCGAACAAGGTGCCGCGATCGTAGACGAGGTTGAATTCGGCGTAGCGGCCGCGCCACTCGTTGCGCTGCGCGACGTCCGCCTCGCCGAACGGCAAGTTCATCCGCCGCCGCACGATCCGCGGGTAAACGTCGAGAAAGGCACGGCCGACGTCCTGCGTGAAGGCGAAGTTTGCGGCAAAATCGCCTTCAAGGTGATCGTAAAAGATGCCCCCCACGCCGCGGTGGACGCGCCGGTGCGGAATGTAGAAATAGTCGTCCGCCCACTGCCTGAAGCGAGGATAGTGCGCTGTGTCGTGCGCGTCGCATGCGGCCTGGAGCGTCGCATGGAAGTCTTCGGTGTCCTCCGCGATCGGAAGCGGCGGATTGAGATCGGCACCGCCGCCGAACCAGCGCTT carries:
- the hemF gene encoding oxygen-dependent coproporphyrinogen oxidase codes for the protein MLTLDTEQAAARQWFETLRDRICAEFTAIEREAGSDAAFVYTPWDRVDPAGAPGGGGVRGVMKGRVFEKVGVNVSTVGGSFEGDFAKTIHGAAEDPSFFATGISLVAHMANPHVPAVHMNTRFLVTTKRWFGGGADLNPPLPIAEDTEDFHATLQAACDAHDTAHYPRFRQWADDYFYIPHRRVHRGVGGIFYDHLEGDFAANFAFTQDVGRAFLDVYPRIVRRRMNLPFGEADVAQRNEWRGRYAEFNLVYDRGTLFGLKTGGNIDAILMSLPPVATWG